TAATTCATAATTATAAATTCAAAAATTAATCTAAGAGCTTTAATTTATGATAGTTAAAATTAGAGATATTACAAATATATGTAGTGTTTTTTAGTCTTCTTTTATGACTTCTCAAGTTCAAGTTTCTATCTTGTTTTTTTCATATTGCTCTACTGTGAGTCAAATAGAGTTTTTCTCAATATAGCTTTTAAGAACTTCTTTTGCTGTTTCAAGCTGTCTATCATACTTATCTTCGTAATCAGCTTCTTCAAAATTTACTTCTATATCAGGAACAATACCTTCAGCGTCAATATTTACTCATTTTGGAGTAAACCATTTTGCTACCGTGAGCTTTAACATACTTCCATCTTCAAGATCAAATGGTTGTTGTACTGATCACTTTCCATAACTTTTTTCTCCAACAAGAATAGCCTTATCATAATCCTTGAGAGCTCAAGCTGTAATTTCAGAGGCTGAAGCAGAATTTCAATTAATCAATACCACTATCTTTTTTTCAAAGAGACTCTCAGAGCCAATTGAGAAATAACTTTGGTCAAAAAATGAGTCTTTATATCTCGTTTTTACGAGTACTTCTCATTCAGGTATAAATTCAGATAATATTTGCACAGCACTTTGTAAAAATCATCCTCCGTTATCACGTAAATCTATTATAAGTCCATCAACTCAGGCAGCTTGAACATCAGCAAGTGCTTTTGAAAATTCTTCCGCTGTTGTGTCTCAAAAGAGATTTAATGCAATGTATCAAATATTGTCTTCTTCAAAAAATTTCTGTTCTATTGATGGAATATGAATTTTATCTCGTACAACCGATATATCTAATGTAGATTCTGATTCTGGTCTAAGTAAAGTGAGAGTTACTTGACTTCAAGCAGGACCCTTAATTTTTTCAACCGCATCATATAAATCGAGTTCAGATATAGTTTCTCCATCTACTTGAATAATTATATCTCAGGCTCTAATGTCATATATTTTAGCAGGAGACCCCTTCAATATTCTCTCAACTAACACTCAAAGTGGGACTTTTTCTACAACAGCTCATATTCATTCAAAGTCTCAAGAAAGAGCTTCATTAAATTTTTTATTTATTTCAGGATTCATAAATTCAGT
This sequence is a window from Candidatus Gracilibacteria bacterium. Protein-coding genes within it:
- a CDS encoding S41 family peptidase, with protein sequence MKKIFIVFLTSFILGALVSFQIANIYFPQLGKTQEYSLNTNNRSLDMTEFWDVYSIIDEEYFSAGDVQKSDLVEGAIAGMVSALGDKHTEFMNPEINKKFNEALSGDFEGIGAVVEKVPLGVLVERILKGSPAKIYDIRAGDIIIQVDGETISELDLYDAVEKIKGPAGSQVTLTLLRPESESTLDISVVRDKIHIPSIEQKFFEEDNIGYIALNLFGDTTAEEFSKALADVQAAGVDGLIIDLRDNGGGFLQSAVQILSEFIPEGEVLVKTRYKDSFFDQSYFSIGSESLFEKKIVVLINGNSASASEITAGALKDYDKAILVGEKSYGKGSVQQPFDLEDGSMLKLTVAKWFTPKGVNIDAEGIVPDIEVNFEEADYEDKYDRQLETAKEVLKSYIEKNSIGLTVEQYEKNKIETGTGEVIKED